The genomic DNA GGTCCGCGCGCGATACGCGGGCGGCGTCACCGGCCGCGCAGGCGAGCGCGACCGGCGGGTCTGCTATTCTGCGACCACATGGCAGACGACGCCCCGAAACTCAAACCCACCGGCCCGCGCGCCCATCGGCTCATCCTCCCGCTCGGGTTTCGCGTGCTGGTCAAGGTCCTGCGCGAGGACAACCGCACGGACACCGGACTCTACCTGCCCGAGGGCGCCAAGGAACGCCACAACGAGGCGCTGTACGGCGAGGTGATCGAGGTCGCGCGCAACAAGCCGACCACCGAGGAGCCGGCGGAGAACGTGTCCGGCGTACCCAACGGGTCGCGCGTGCTGTTTCGCAAGGACGCGGGAGTTCGCGTGCCATGGGACGACTCGCTGCGCTTGCTCGACGTCAAGGACATCCTCGCCACGGTCGAGGAGCACACGGACGACGAGGCGCACTGAGCGGCGCCGCGCCGGAGCGCGCGTCCGGTCAGCCGCCGGCGCGCGCGAGCCACCAACCGGGCCACAGCCCCATCTGCACCACGGCGAGCGCGCACACGACGAACACGAACACCGCCGCCGGCGACGCCAGCGTCGGCGGCTCGCGCAACGGATCGCGGAAGTACATCGCGGTCACGAGGCGCAGGTAGTAGTAGATCGACACCACCGAGTTGAGCACGCCGATGACGACCAGCCACAACAGCTGGCCGTCCGGTGCTCGCATCGCCGCCTCGAACACGTAGAACTTGCCGAAGAACCCGGCCAGTGGCGGGATGCCGCCGAGCGACAACATGAACACCGTCATCGCCAGCGCCGCGCCGGGATGCGCCTTCGCGAGGCCCGACCAGTCGTCGATCAGCTCGCGCTCCTCGCCCCGCGAGCCGACCCACGCCGCCACCGCGAACGCCCCCACCGTCGTCACCGCATACGCGATGAGGTAGTACAAGAGCGCCGGCTGCGCCGCGGCGACGCCGATGCCGGCGGCCGCCACCGCGACCAGCATCGTCCCGGCGTGCGCGATCGACGAGTACGCGAGCATGCGCTTGACGTTGTCCTGGCGGAGCGCGCCGAGGTTGCCGACCGTCATGGTGATGGCGGCCAGCGCCGCGAAGATGCCCGCCCACCCCATGGTGCCGTACGGAAGCACGTCGCCGCCGAGCGCCGCCGGGAACACGCGGAGCACCGCGGCGAACGCGGCCGCCTTGACGCCCGCGGCCATGAAACCGGTCACGGGAGTCGGCGCACCCTCGTACGCATCCGGGGCCCACATGTGGAACGGCACCGCGGCGACCTTGAACCCGAACGCGACGATCAGCAGGTACATGCCGCAGACGAGCAGCGGGTCCGTCGCGTCGGCGACGGCGCGGCTCGCCAGGATGCCGAGGTCGGTCGTACCGGTGGCGCCGTAGACGAGCGCGATCCCGTACAGCAGAAACCCCGTCGCGAACGCGCCCATCAGAAAATACTTGAGGGCAGCCTCGGCGCTGCGCGTCACGCCCCGGC from Deltaproteobacteria bacterium includes the following:
- a CDS encoding co-chaperone GroES, with protein sequence MADDAPKLKPTGPRAHRLILPLGFRVLVKVLREDNRTDTGLYLPEGAKERHNEALYGEVIEVARNKPTTEEPAENVSGVPNGSRVLFRKDAGVRVPWDDSLRLLDVKDILATVEEHTDDEAH
- a CDS encoding NADH-quinone oxidoreductase subunit N — its product is MMFSPSDLLWQLPLLALAGTATLLVVAEAFAAGERRGFLMKLAVAGCAVAAVAAIVLWRKLDGGSRTLMGGMVVADDLSMLFAVLVAGVTAFTAMSSADYLREHGFELGEYYGVLLLSATGMVMLASAGNLVTAFIGIETMSLGAYVLIASRRGVTRSAEAALKYFLMGAFATGFLLYGIALVYGATGTTDLGILASRAVADATDPLLVCGMYLLIVAFGFKVAAVPFHMWAPDAYEGAPTPVTGFMAAGVKAAAFAAVLRVFPAALGGDVLPYGTMGWAGIFAALAAITMTVGNLGALRQDNVKRMLAYSSIAHAGTMLVAVAAAGIGVAAAQPALLYYLIAYAVTTVGAFAVAAWVGSRGEERELIDDWSGLAKAHPGAALAMTVFMLSLGGIPPLAGFFGKFYVFEAAMRAPDGQLLWLVVIGVLNSVVSIYYYLRLVTAMYFRDPLREPPTLASPAAVFVFVVCALAVVQMGLWPGWWLARAGG